From a single Falco naumanni isolate bFalNau1 chromosome 17, bFalNau1.pat, whole genome shotgun sequence genomic region:
- the RAB7B gene encoding ras-related protein Rab-7b, whose product MPRQGPSMDASKKVDLKIIIIGALGVGKTSLLHQYVHKTFYEDYRTTLGASILTKVLAVDNTPLKLQIWDTGGQERFRSMVSTFYKGSDGCMLAFDVTDRESFESLDNWRDDFLEKVIPREHDFPMVVLGNKIDLCDRQVPKEIASAWCKEKDIPYFEVSAKNNINVAEAFETLAKQALTTYKGIFESYLTDSIKLTPNDKPKKSCC is encoded by the exons GGCCCGTCCATGGATGCCAGCAAGAAGGTGGACCTGAAGATAATTATCATAGGAGCTCTGGG cGTGGGCAAAACCTCCCTCTTGCACCAGTACGTGCACAAGACGTTTTACGAGGATTACCGCACCACGCTGGGCGCCAGCATCCTGACCAAAGTCCTCGCGGTGGACAACACCCCCCTGAAACTGCAG ATCTGGGACACAGGGGGACAGGAGCGATTCCGATCCATGGTGTCAACCTTTTACAAAGGCTCAGATGGCTGCATGCTGGCCTTCGACGTGACCGACAGGGAGTCCTTTGAATCCCTGGACAACTGGAGAGATGACTTTCTGGAGAAGGTCATTCCAAGGGAGCATGATTTCCCCATGGTCGTGCTGGGGAACAAAATAGACCTCTGTGATCGGCAG GTACCCAAGGAAATCGCTTCAGCCTGGTGCAAGGAGAAGGACATCCCTTATTTTGAAGTCAGTGCCAAGAACAACATCAACGTCGCAGAGGCTTTCGAGACCCTCGCGAAGCAGGCGTTAACAACG tataaaGGAATTTTTGAGAGTTATTTAACCGACTCCATCAAACTCACTCCCAACGACAAGCCcaagaagagctgctgctga